A single window of Cololabis saira isolate AMF1-May2022 chromosome 24, fColSai1.1, whole genome shotgun sequence DNA harbors:
- the raph1b gene encoding ras-associated and pleckstrin homology domains-containing protein 1b isoform X7, producing MEQVSDDELDHGAEEDSDKEDQDLDKMFGAWLGELDKLTQSLDDGKPQKALQKPPLRQETNMANFSYRFSMYNINEALNQGDTVDLDALMADLCSIEQELSTISKPNSVSRGQKGQQKALGGRSASTKHTGTSGGGSSGGSTSSSTRASPANTVRGGSVGARPAASNISLDDITSQLEKASLSMDEAARQTSSSSSSSSSSVSSTTLRRPSSGSTGVGQHRRTGSVGTVSEQEAASQRSSVNSACASASSMDSLDTDKALMGGEVDGQSSSGTPGPNQASTEEEQAAKLKAEKIRVALEKIKEAQVKKLVIRVHMSDESSKTMMVDERQTVRQVLDSLLDKSHCGYSPDWSLVETISELQMERIFEDHENLVENLLNWTRDSHNKLMFIERIEKYALFKNPQNYLLGRKETSEMADRNKEALLEECFCGGSVSVPEIEGVLWLKEDGKKSWKKRYFLLRASGIYYVPKGKAKASRDLVCFLQLDHVNVYYGQDYRSKYKAPTDYCLALKHPQIQKKSQYIKYLCCDDVRTLHQWVNGIRIAKYGKQLYMNYQEAMKRTEAAYDWSSLSTSSIRSGSSSASIPESQSNHSGHSDSGVDTGSSHGRSQSVVSSIFSEAWKRGTQIEENSKMRMESSRGATLPHPSHSHRHHSQHSVDQLALTPPPQPLVQPQPPPQPLVQPQPPPQPQPQHPPQPPPQPQPQPPPQAQQQHPAQFQQHPPQPQQQHPPQAQNPPQHPPQAQPQPPPQARPQHPPQFQQHPPQFQQHPPQFQQHPPQFQQHPPQFQQHPPQFQHHPPQARPQHPPQFQQHPPQFQHPPQPQQHPPQFQHPPPQHHHLPQPQQPSVQPQTPTQPRSPQQVPQLSPPPLTQPPPPQEPPQPPQSPQQQHPTINSYHQMPSPPQMQPAPAPPPPPPPPPPPPPPPPPLQVVSHHSPALNMYKFSTINRLQNQKSSQPAGQHRFHGQQVLPTSATPPAARVIKPNVNHIAARTNVPPPPPPPPPPSMPMPGSAMAVLRCGPPSPATPPAFIPPPPPLAPQSSGVLFPPPPPPPPPTTAPMSQSGYASGLKQVLKERFPSPPRELLSSNGALEDSPPPAPAPPPPPPPPPPPPPPPPPPQQFSVPAQFPPPPGPPQAPPKTFSPGFVPHKPMSPVSPFPPAPPPLATGGPTPPPPPPPPPPAPAPIKKQFSLQAGPVSSQPPPTLPKQHSLSKATGAALAGAPPTMSLVKQLASQFPGASSPVANHVDGSKAPVSPPVVKTKPKWQPGGGQPVHSPEFPPPPPQEGNSFPAPPPPPPPPPAPVTGPTPPPPPLPPGNLGCSVSRSPSGCSGLAGKKPPPTPQRNSSMKDSYEESRRNLLSKFAPQGNSAPPSSSSAFSVNGSPSKDPSNGPPAPPKPGKLNLANLPMALQGKVAKQPGGDFPSPPPDCGYFPPPPPASDLFPPPPPPGNDTHAGGPPRVAVVNPQPQAPPPPPPVPLVSNSTWGKSSLKKTPPPTLGRRSNTTPEPPPMSTPPPTSPKGGSGQPNFLEDLNRTLKRKSVGRQGSVSSAGLSGKLEPAGTMDDMVLPPPPPELLLDQGNQTNGGNGSYMSGNISGYATLRRGPPPAPPKRGDTTKLTGEC from the exons ATGGAGCAGGTGTCAGACGATGAGCTGGATCACGGGGCGGAGGAGGACAGCGACAaggaggaccaggacctggacaagATGTTTGGCGCCTGGCTGGGCGAGCTGGACAAGCTCACGCAG AGTCTGGATGATGGCAAGCCACAGAAAGCACTGCAGAAGCCGCCTCTCCGGCAAGAGACGAACATGGCCAACTTCTCCTACCGCTTCTCAATGTATAACATAAATG AGGCGTTGAACCAAGGAGACACGGTGGACCTGGACGCCCTGATGGCCGACCTGTGCTCCATCGAGCAGGAGCTCAGCACCATCTCCAAACCAAACTCAGTGTCTCGTGGCCAGAAAGGCCAGCAGAAGGCCCTTGGAGGGCGCAGCGCCAGCACCAAGCACACCGGCACCAGCGGAGGGGGGAGCAGTGGAG GAAGCACTAGCAGCAGTACCCGAGCATCGCCCGCCAACACGGTCCGAGGCGGCAGCGTCGGCGCTCGGCCCGCGGCCTCCAACATCTCCCTGGATGACATCACCTCTCAGCTGGAGAAGGCCTCTCTCAGCATGGATGAAGCAGCACGCCAGacgtcctcttcatcctcctcctcctcatcgtcGGTGTCCTCCACCACCCTCCGGCGGCCCTCGTCGGGTTCCACCGGCGTAGGGCAACACCGACGGACGGGTTCGGTGGGCACGGTGAGCGAGCAGGAGGCGGCGTCTCAGCGGTCCAGTGTGAACTCGGCGTGCGCCTCGGCGTCCAGCATGGACTCCCTGGACACGGATAAAGCACTAATGGGGGGAGAGGTGGACGGCCAGAGCAGCTCTGGAACACCGGGACCAAACCAGGCCAGTACAGAG GAGGAGCAAGCCGCCAAGCTGAAGGCAGAGAAGATCAGAGTGGCCCTGGAGAAAATCAAGGAGGCACAAGTCAAAAAG CTGGTGATCAGGGTCCACATGTCAGATGAGAGCTCCAAGACCATGATGGTTGACGAGCGGCAGACAGTCAGGCAGGTGCTGGACAGCCTGCTGGACAAGTCCCACTGCGGCTACAGCCCCGACTGGTCCCTGGTGGAAACCATCTCAGAGCTGCAGATGG AGCGCATTTTTGAGGACCATGAAAACTTGGTGGAGAACCTGTTAAACTGGACCCGGGACAGCCACAACAAGCTCATGTTCATCGAGCGCATCGAGAAATACGCTCTCTTCAAGAACCCTCAG AACTATTTGTTGGGGCGGAAGGAGACGTCAGAGATGGCTGATAGAAATAAAGAAGCTTTATTAGAG GAATGTTTCTGTGGCGGTTCGGTGTCCGTGCCAGAGATCGAGGGGGTTCTGTGGCTCAAAGAGGATGGAAAGAAGTCATGGAAAAAACGCTACTTCCTCCTCAGGGCTTCGGGGATCTATTACGTCCCAAAAGGCAAAGCTAAG GCGTCCAGAGATCTCGTGTGCTTCCTTCAGTTGGACCATGTTAATGTGTATTATGGCCAGGACTACCGGAGCAAATACAAGGCCCCCACTGACTACTGCCTGGCCCTGAAG CATCCGCAAATCCAGAAGAAGTCACAGTACATCAAGTATCTGTGCTGTGATGACGTCAGGACTTTGCACCAGTGGGTGAATGGAATTCGTATCGCCAAG TATGGAAAGCAGTTGTATATGAACTATCAAGAAGCCATGAAGAGGACGGAGGCAGCCTATGATTGGTCCTCTCTCTCTACGTCCAGCATCCGATCAGGCTCCAGCTCTGCCAGCATACCTG AGTCCCAGTCTAACCATTCGGGCCATTCAGACAGTGGGGTGGACACGGGCTCCTCTCATGGGCGATCGCAGAGCGTGGTGAGCTCCATTTTTTCTGAGGCCTGGAAGAGAGGTACCCAGATTGAGGAAAACTCCAAG ATGAGAATGGAATCGTCGCGTGGAGCCACACTGCCCCACCCATCCCACAGCCACCGGCACCACAGCCAGCATTCGGTTGACCAGCTAGCCCTCACGCCTCCACCCCAGCCTCTGGTGCAGCCTCAGCCTCCACCCCAGCCTCTGGTGCAGCCCCAGCCTCCACCCCAGCCTCAGCCTCAGCATCCACCTCAGCCTCCACCCCAGCCTCAGCCTCAGCCTCCACCCCAGGCTCAGCAACAACATCCAGCCCAGTTTCAGCAACATCCACCCCAGCCCCAGCAACAGCATCCACCCCAGGCTCAGAATCCACCTCAGCATCCACCCCAGGCTCAGCCTCAGCCTCCACCCCAGGCTCGGCCTCAGCATCCACCCCAGTTTCAGCAACATCCACCCCAGTTTCAGCAACATCCACCCCAGTTTCAGCAACATCCACCCCAGTTTCAGCAACATCCACCCCAGTTTCAGCAACATCCACCCCAGTTTCAGCATCATCCACCCCAGGCTCGGCCTCAGCATCCACCACAGTTTCAGCAACATCCACCCCAGTTTCAGCATCCACCCCAGCCCCAGCAACATCCACCCCAGTTTCAGCATCCTCCCCCCCAACATCACCATTTACCGCAGCCCCAGCAGCCATCAGTGCAGCCCCAGACACCAACCCAGCCGCGGTCTCCTCAGCAAGTCCCACAACTCTCACCTCCACCTCTAACACAACCTCCACCGCCTCAAGAGCCCCCGCAGCCCCCGCAGTctccccagcagcagcaccccACCATCAACAGCTACCACCAGATGCCCTCTCCGCCACAGATGCAGCCCGCCCCGGCGCCCCCTCCGCCTCCCCCGCCCCCaccgcctcctcctccccccccacccccactgcAGGTGGTGTCTCACCACTCGCCGGCTCTCAACATGTACAAGTTCAGCACCATAAACCGGCTGCAGAACCAGAAGTCTTCGCAGCCCGCCGGCCAGCACCGGTTTCACGGCCAGCAGGTCCTCCCCACGTCTGCAACCCCACCCGCCGCGCGGGTCATCAAACCCAATGTGAACCACATTGCTGCAAGGACTAACGTCCCGCCTCCacctcccccccctcctccacctTCCATGCCAATGCCGGGGTCGGCGATGGCGGTGCTGAGGTGTGGCCCCCCCAGCCCAGCCACTCCACCTGCCTTCATCCCTCCGCCTCCACCCCTGGCTCCGCAGAGCAGTGGAGTACTATTCCCTCCGcctcccccccctccaccacctACTACAGCTCCCATGAGTCAGTCTGGCTACGCCAGCGGGCTCAAGCAGGTCTTGAAGGAGCGGTttcccagccccccccgggaacTCTTGTCCTCCAACGGAGCCCTGGAGGACTCCCCACCGCCCGCTCCAGCTCCgccgccgcctcctcctccacctccacccccgCCGCCGCCTCCGCCGCCACCCCAGCAGTTCTCAGTCCCGGCCCAGTTCCCCCCACCTCCCGGACCTCCACAGGCGCCGCCCAAAACCTTCAGCCCCGGCTTCGTCCCTCACAAGCCGATGTCGCCGGTCTCGCCGTTCCCCcctgctcctcctcccctcGCCACGGGGGGGCCGACTCCACCGCCGCCACCCCCGCCTCCACCCCCCGCCCCGGCGCCCATCAAGAAGCAGTTCAGCCTCCAGGCGGGACCCGTGTCCAGCCAGCCGCCGCCGACGCTGCCCAAGCAGCACAGCCTGTCTAAAGCAACGGGGGCCGCGCTCGCCGGAGCTCCGCCCACCATGTCCCTGGTGAAGCAGCTCGCCAGCCAGTTCCCAGGAGCGTCGTCCCCGGTAGCCAATCACGTAGACGGCAGCAAAGCCCCCGTCTCCCCACCCGTGGTAAAGACCAAACCAAAATGGCAGCCGGGGGGGGGTCAACCGGTGCATTCCCCCgagtttcctcctcctccacctcaggaGGGTAACAGCTTCCCTGCACCTCCTCCGCCGCCACCGCCCCCCCCAGCACCCGTCACAGGCCCGACGCCGCCCCCTCCTCCACTCCCTCCCGGGAACCTGGGCTGCTCCGTGAGCCGCTCCCCCTCCGGTTGCTCCGGCCTGGCGGGGAAGAAgccccccccgaccccccagaGGAACTCCAGCATGAAGGACTCCTACGAGGAGTCCCGGAGGAACCTGCTCAGCAAGTTCGCCCCCCAGGGCAATAGCGCCCCCCCCAGCTCGTCCTCCGCCTTCTCCGTCAACGGGTCCCCCTCCAAGGACCCGTCCAAcggccccccggcccccccgaaACCCGGCAAGCTCAACCTGGCCAACCTCCCCATGGCACTGCAGGGCAAAGTGGCCAAGCAGCCCGGGGGGGACTTCCCCTCCCCACCACCCGACTGTGGCTActtcccccctcctcccccggcCTCGGACCTCTTCCCCCCTCCGCCGCCGCCGGGTAACGACACCCATGCAGGCGGCCCCCCCAGGGTGGCCGTGGTGAACCCCCAGCCCCAGGCGCCCCCTCCCCCGCCACCGGTCCCCCTCGTCAGCAACTCCACGTGGGGAAAGAGCTCGCTGAAGAAGACGCCTCCGCCCACGCTGGGGCGGCGCAGCAACACCACCCCGGAGCCCCCTCCCATGTCCACGCCCCCCCCCACTTCCCCGAAGGGCGGCTCGGGGCAGCCCAACTTCCTGGAGGACCTCAACCGGACCCTGAAGCGGAAGTCGGTGGGCCGCCAGGGCTCCGTCAGCTCCGCCGGCCTCTCCGGCAAGTTGGAGCCGGCGGGGACGATGGACGACATGGTgctgccccccccgccccccgagCTGCTCCTGGACCAGGGAAACCAAACCAACGGAGGCAACGGGAGCTACATGTCGGGGAACATCTCAGGCTATGCAACGCTAAGACGAGGGCCCCCACCTGCACCCCCCAAGCGGGGGGACACAACCAAACTCACCGGGGAGTGCTGA
- the raph1b gene encoding ras-associated and pleckstrin homology domains-containing protein 1b isoform X2: protein MEQVSDDELDHGAEEDSDKEDQDLDKMFGAWLGELDKLTQSLDDGKPQKALQKPPLRQETNMANFSYRFSMYNINEALNQGDTVDLDALMADLCSIEQELSTISKPNSVSRGQKGQQKALGGRSASTKHTGTSGGGSSGGSTSSSTRASPANTVRGGSVGARPAASNISLDDITSQLEKASLSMDEAARQTSSSSSSSSSSVSSTTLRRPSSGSTGVGQHRRTGSVGTVSEQEAASQRSSVNSACASASSMDSLDTDKALMGGEVDGQSSSGTPGPNQASTEHVTMRRANGKPARRQLDFTSQDGEVDRATHSYLDRETSLILKSIAGKPSHLLTKEEQAAKLKAEKIRVALEKIKEAQVKKLVIRVHMSDESSKTMMVDERQTVRQVLDSLLDKSHCGYSPDWSLVETISELQMERIFEDHENLVENLLNWTRDSHNKLMFIERIEKYALFKNPQNYLLGRKETSEMADRNKEALLEECFCGGSVSVPEIEGVLWLKEDGKKSWKKRYFLLRASGIYYVPKGKAKASRDLVCFLQLDHVNVYYGQDYRSKYKAPTDYCLALKHPQIQKKSQYIKYLCCDDVRTLHQWVNGIRIAKYGKQLYMNYQEAMKRTEAAYDWSSLSTSSIRSGSSSASIPESQSNHSGHSDSGVDTGSSHGRSQSVVSSIFSEAWKRGTQIEENSKMRMESSRGATLPHPSHSHRHHSQHSVDQLALTPPPQPLVQPQPPPQPLVQPQPPPQPQPQHPPQPPPQPQPQPPPQAQQQHPAQFQQHPPQPQQQHPPQAQNPPQHPPQAQPQPPPQARPQHPPQFQQHPPQFQQHPPQFQQHPPQFQQHPPQFQQHPPQFQHHPPQARPQHPPQFQQHPPQFQHPPQPQQHPPQFQHPPPQHHHLPQPQQPSVQPQTPTQPRSPQQVPQLSPPPLTQPPPPQEPPQPPQSPQQQHPTINSYHQMPSPPQMQPAPAPPPPPPPPPPPPPPPPPLQVVSHHSPALNMYKFSTINRLQNQKSSQPAGQHRFHGQQVLPTSATPPAARVIKPNVNHIAARTNVPPPPPPPPPPSMPMPGSAMAVLRCGPPSPATPPAFIPPPPPLAPQSSGVLFPPPPPPPPPTTAPMSQSGYASGLKQVLKERFPSPPRELLSSNGALEDSPPPAPAPPPPPPPPPPPPPPPPPPQQFSVPAQFPPPPGPPQAPPKTFSPGFVPHKPMSPVSPFPPAPPPLATGGPTPPPPPPPPPPAPAPIKKQFSLQAGPVSSQPPPTLPKQHSLSKATGAALAGAPPTMSLVKQLASQFPGASSPVANHVDGSKAPVSPPVVKTKPKWQPGGGQPVHSPEFPPPPPQEGNSFPAPPPPPPPPPAPVTGPTPPPPPLPPGNLGCSVSRSPSGCSGLAGKKPPPTPQRNSSMKDSYEESRRNLLSKFAPQGNSAPPSSSSAFSVNGSPSKDPSNGPPAPPKPGKLNLANLPMALQGKVAKQPGGDFPSPPPDCGYFPPPPPASDLFPPPPPPGNDTHAGGPPRVAVVNPQPQAPPPPPPVPLVSNSTWGKSSLKKTPPPTLGRRSNTTPEPPPMSTPPPTSPKGGSGQPNFLEDLNRTLKRKSVGRQGSVSSAGLSGKLEPAGTMDDMVLPPPPPELLLDQGNQTNGGNGSYMSGNISGYATLRRGPPPAPPKRGDTTKLTGEC from the exons ATGGAGCAGGTGTCAGACGATGAGCTGGATCACGGGGCGGAGGAGGACAGCGACAaggaggaccaggacctggacaagATGTTTGGCGCCTGGCTGGGCGAGCTGGACAAGCTCACGCAG AGTCTGGATGATGGCAAGCCACAGAAAGCACTGCAGAAGCCGCCTCTCCGGCAAGAGACGAACATGGCCAACTTCTCCTACCGCTTCTCAATGTATAACATAAATG AGGCGTTGAACCAAGGAGACACGGTGGACCTGGACGCCCTGATGGCCGACCTGTGCTCCATCGAGCAGGAGCTCAGCACCATCTCCAAACCAAACTCAGTGTCTCGTGGCCAGAAAGGCCAGCAGAAGGCCCTTGGAGGGCGCAGCGCCAGCACCAAGCACACCGGCACCAGCGGAGGGGGGAGCAGTGGAG GAAGCACTAGCAGCAGTACCCGAGCATCGCCCGCCAACACGGTCCGAGGCGGCAGCGTCGGCGCTCGGCCCGCGGCCTCCAACATCTCCCTGGATGACATCACCTCTCAGCTGGAGAAGGCCTCTCTCAGCATGGATGAAGCAGCACGCCAGacgtcctcttcatcctcctcctcctcatcgtcGGTGTCCTCCACCACCCTCCGGCGGCCCTCGTCGGGTTCCACCGGCGTAGGGCAACACCGACGGACGGGTTCGGTGGGCACGGTGAGCGAGCAGGAGGCGGCGTCTCAGCGGTCCAGTGTGAACTCGGCGTGCGCCTCGGCGTCCAGCATGGACTCCCTGGACACGGATAAAGCACTAATGGGGGGAGAGGTGGACGGCCAGAGCAGCTCTGGAACACCGGGACCAAACCAGGCCAGTACAGAG CATGTCACGATGCGACGGGCCAACGGTAAGCCGGCCAGGCGGCAGCTTGACTTCACCTCACAGGACGGTGAAGTGGATCGAGCCACT CATTCCTATCTGGACCGAGAAACCTCGCTCATTCTGAAAAGCATAGCTGGAAAGCCTTCTCACCTCCTGACCAAG GAGGAGCAAGCCGCCAAGCTGAAGGCAGAGAAGATCAGAGTGGCCCTGGAGAAAATCAAGGAGGCACAAGTCAAAAAG CTGGTGATCAGGGTCCACATGTCAGATGAGAGCTCCAAGACCATGATGGTTGACGAGCGGCAGACAGTCAGGCAGGTGCTGGACAGCCTGCTGGACAAGTCCCACTGCGGCTACAGCCCCGACTGGTCCCTGGTGGAAACCATCTCAGAGCTGCAGATGG AGCGCATTTTTGAGGACCATGAAAACTTGGTGGAGAACCTGTTAAACTGGACCCGGGACAGCCACAACAAGCTCATGTTCATCGAGCGCATCGAGAAATACGCTCTCTTCAAGAACCCTCAG AACTATTTGTTGGGGCGGAAGGAGACGTCAGAGATGGCTGATAGAAATAAAGAAGCTTTATTAGAG GAATGTTTCTGTGGCGGTTCGGTGTCCGTGCCAGAGATCGAGGGGGTTCTGTGGCTCAAAGAGGATGGAAAGAAGTCATGGAAAAAACGCTACTTCCTCCTCAGGGCTTCGGGGATCTATTACGTCCCAAAAGGCAAAGCTAAG GCGTCCAGAGATCTCGTGTGCTTCCTTCAGTTGGACCATGTTAATGTGTATTATGGCCAGGACTACCGGAGCAAATACAAGGCCCCCACTGACTACTGCCTGGCCCTGAAG CATCCGCAAATCCAGAAGAAGTCACAGTACATCAAGTATCTGTGCTGTGATGACGTCAGGACTTTGCACCAGTGGGTGAATGGAATTCGTATCGCCAAG TATGGAAAGCAGTTGTATATGAACTATCAAGAAGCCATGAAGAGGACGGAGGCAGCCTATGATTGGTCCTCTCTCTCTACGTCCAGCATCCGATCAGGCTCCAGCTCTGCCAGCATACCTG AGTCCCAGTCTAACCATTCGGGCCATTCAGACAGTGGGGTGGACACGGGCTCCTCTCATGGGCGATCGCAGAGCGTGGTGAGCTCCATTTTTTCTGAGGCCTGGAAGAGAGGTACCCAGATTGAGGAAAACTCCAAG ATGAGAATGGAATCGTCGCGTGGAGCCACACTGCCCCACCCATCCCACAGCCACCGGCACCACAGCCAGCATTCGGTTGACCAGCTAGCCCTCACGCCTCCACCCCAGCCTCTGGTGCAGCCTCAGCCTCCACCCCAGCCTCTGGTGCAGCCCCAGCCTCCACCCCAGCCTCAGCCTCAGCATCCACCTCAGCCTCCACCCCAGCCTCAGCCTCAGCCTCCACCCCAGGCTCAGCAACAACATCCAGCCCAGTTTCAGCAACATCCACCCCAGCCCCAGCAACAGCATCCACCCCAGGCTCAGAATCCACCTCAGCATCCACCCCAGGCTCAGCCTCAGCCTCCACCCCAGGCTCGGCCTCAGCATCCACCCCAGTTTCAGCAACATCCACCCCAGTTTCAGCAACATCCACCCCAGTTTCAGCAACATCCACCCCAGTTTCAGCAACATCCACCCCAGTTTCAGCAACATCCACCCCAGTTTCAGCATCATCCACCCCAGGCTCGGCCTCAGCATCCACCACAGTTTCAGCAACATCCACCCCAGTTTCAGCATCCACCCCAGCCCCAGCAACATCCACCCCAGTTTCAGCATCCTCCCCCCCAACATCACCATTTACCGCAGCCCCAGCAGCCATCAGTGCAGCCCCAGACACCAACCCAGCCGCGGTCTCCTCAGCAAGTCCCACAACTCTCACCTCCACCTCTAACACAACCTCCACCGCCTCAAGAGCCCCCGCAGCCCCCGCAGTctccccagcagcagcaccccACCATCAACAGCTACCACCAGATGCCCTCTCCGCCACAGATGCAGCCCGCCCCGGCGCCCCCTCCGCCTCCCCCGCCCCCaccgcctcctcctccccccccacccccactgcAGGTGGTGTCTCACCACTCGCCGGCTCTCAACATGTACAAGTTCAGCACCATAAACCGGCTGCAGAACCAGAAGTCTTCGCAGCCCGCCGGCCAGCACCGGTTTCACGGCCAGCAGGTCCTCCCCACGTCTGCAACCCCACCCGCCGCGCGGGTCATCAAACCCAATGTGAACCACATTGCTGCAAGGACTAACGTCCCGCCTCCacctcccccccctcctccacctTCCATGCCAATGCCGGGGTCGGCGATGGCGGTGCTGAGGTGTGGCCCCCCCAGCCCAGCCACTCCACCTGCCTTCATCCCTCCGCCTCCACCCCTGGCTCCGCAGAGCAGTGGAGTACTATTCCCTCCGcctcccccccctccaccacctACTACAGCTCCCATGAGTCAGTCTGGCTACGCCAGCGGGCTCAAGCAGGTCTTGAAGGAGCGGTttcccagccccccccgggaacTCTTGTCCTCCAACGGAGCCCTGGAGGACTCCCCACCGCCCGCTCCAGCTCCgccgccgcctcctcctccacctccacccccgCCGCCGCCTCCGCCGCCACCCCAGCAGTTCTCAGTCCCGGCCCAGTTCCCCCCACCTCCCGGACCTCCACAGGCGCCGCCCAAAACCTTCAGCCCCGGCTTCGTCCCTCACAAGCCGATGTCGCCGGTCTCGCCGTTCCCCcctgctcctcctcccctcGCCACGGGGGGGCCGACTCCACCGCCGCCACCCCCGCCTCCACCCCCCGCCCCGGCGCCCATCAAGAAGCAGTTCAGCCTCCAGGCGGGACCCGTGTCCAGCCAGCCGCCGCCGACGCTGCCCAAGCAGCACAGCCTGTCTAAAGCAACGGGGGCCGCGCTCGCCGGAGCTCCGCCCACCATGTCCCTGGTGAAGCAGCTCGCCAGCCAGTTCCCAGGAGCGTCGTCCCCGGTAGCCAATCACGTAGACGGCAGCAAAGCCCCCGTCTCCCCACCCGTGGTAAAGACCAAACCAAAATGGCAGCCGGGGGGGGGTCAACCGGTGCATTCCCCCgagtttcctcctcctccacctcaggaGGGTAACAGCTTCCCTGCACCTCCTCCGCCGCCACCGCCCCCCCCAGCACCCGTCACAGGCCCGACGCCGCCCCCTCCTCCACTCCCTCCCGGGAACCTGGGCTGCTCCGTGAGCCGCTCCCCCTCCGGTTGCTCCGGCCTGGCGGGGAAGAAgccccccccgaccccccagaGGAACTCCAGCATGAAGGACTCCTACGAGGAGTCCCGGAGGAACCTGCTCAGCAAGTTCGCCCCCCAGGGCAATAGCGCCCCCCCCAGCTCGTCCTCCGCCTTCTCCGTCAACGGGTCCCCCTCCAAGGACCCGTCCAAcggccccccggcccccccgaaACCCGGCAAGCTCAACCTGGCCAACCTCCCCATGGCACTGCAGGGCAAAGTGGCCAAGCAGCCCGGGGGGGACTTCCCCTCCCCACCACCCGACTGTGGCTActtcccccctcctcccccggcCTCGGACCTCTTCCCCCCTCCGCCGCCGCCGGGTAACGACACCCATGCAGGCGGCCCCCCCAGGGTGGCCGTGGTGAACCCCCAGCCCCAGGCGCCCCCTCCCCCGCCACCGGTCCCCCTCGTCAGCAACTCCACGTGGGGAAAGAGCTCGCTGAAGAAGACGCCTCCGCCCACGCTGGGGCGGCGCAGCAACACCACCCCGGAGCCCCCTCCCATGTCCACGCCCCCCCCCACTTCCCCGAAGGGCGGCTCGGGGCAGCCCAACTTCCTGGAGGACCTCAACCGGACCCTGAAGCGGAAGTCGGTGGGCCGCCAGGGCTCCGTCAGCTCCGCCGGCCTCTCCGGCAAGTTGGAGCCGGCGGGGACGATGGACGACATGGTgctgccccccccgccccccgagCTGCTCCTGGACCAGGGAAACCAAACCAACGGAGGCAACGGGAGCTACATGTCGGGGAACATCTCAGGCTATGCAACGCTAAGACGAGGGCCCCCACCTGCACCCCCCAAGCGGGGGGACACAACCAAACTCACCGGGGAGTGCTGA